The genomic DNA tcaattctataaggcactattccgacgtatttttgagagagaaatcgattaagcgcagtcccaatacgctgcgagcaacgcctgaaaagttacagccaaaaaactgcagatttccgtcgtcatttctctgctgttggtcccacgttatttttcacctcttttctgagttcctgggggtcgaattagtctagaaagggtcatacgattcgattccaagccgagaaattttcagctcaaaaattcaccaaaaagtaaggctaacccctttggatttttggcggaaatttcgacgttatcgtaaagtgctgcaattaattctgtaaggcactattccgacgtatttttgcgagagaaatcgattgagcgcagtcccaatacgctgcgagcgacgcctgaaaagttacagccaaaaaactgcagattttcgtcgtcatttctctgctgttggtcccacgttatttttcactttttttctgagttcctgggggtcgaattagtctagtgACGGTCATACGATttgattccaagccgagaaattttcagctcaaaaattcaccaaaaagtaaggctaacccctttggatttttggcggaaatttcgacgtcatcgaaaagtgctgcaatcaattctataaggcactattccgacgtatttttgagagagaaatcgattaagcgcagtcccaatacgctgcgagcaacgcctgaaaagttacagccaaaaaactgcagatttccgtcgtcatttctctgctgttggtcccacgttatttttcacctcttttctgagttcctgggggtcgaattagtctagtgACGGTCATACGATttgattccaagccgagaaattttcagctcaaaaattcaccaaaaagtaaggctaacccctttggatttttggcggaaatttcgacgtcatcgaaaagtgctgcaatcaattctataaggcactattccgacgtatttttgagagagaaatcgattaagcgcagtcccaatacgctgcgagcaacgcctgaaaagttacagccaaaaaactgcagatttccgtcgtcatttctctgctgttggtcccacgttatttttcacctcttttctgagttcctgggggtcgaattagtctagaaagggtcatacgattcgattccaagccgagaaattttcagctcaaaaattcaccaaaaagtaaggctaacccctttggatttttggcggaaatttcgacgtcatcgaaaagtgctgcaatttaatctgtcaggcactattccgacgtatttttgcgagagaaatcgattaagcgccgtcccaatacgctgcgagcaacgcctgaaaagttacagccaaaaaactgcagatttgcgtcgtcatttctctgctgttggtcccacgttattcttcacctcttttctgagttcctgggggtcgaattagtctagaaagagtcatacgattcgattccaggccgagaaattttcagctcaaaatttcaccaaaaagtaaggctaacccctttggatttttggcggaaatttcgacgtcatcgaaaagtgctgcaatcaattctataaggcaccattccgacgtatttttgagagagaaatcgattaagcgcagtcccaatacgctgcgagcaacgcctgaaaagttacagccaaaaaactgcagatttccgtcgtcatttctctgctgttggtcccacgttatttttcacctcttttctgagttcctgggggtcgaattagtctagaaagggtcatacgattcgattccaagccgagaaattttcagctcaaaaattcaccaaaaagtaaggctaacccctttggatttttggcggaaatttcgacgtcatcgaaaagtgctgaaattaattctgtcaggcactattccgacgtatttttgcgagagaaatcgattaagcgcagtcccaatacgctgcgagcaacgcctgaaaacttacagccaaaaaactgcagatttgcgtcgtcatttctctgctgttggtcccacgttatttttcacctcttttctgagttcctgggggtcgaattagtctagaaagagtcatacgattcgattccaggccgagaaattttcagctcaaaatttcaccaaaaagtaaggctaacccctttggatttttggcggaaatttcgacgttatcgtaaagtgctgcaattaattctgtaaggcactattccgacgtatttttgcgagagaaatcgattgagcgcagttccaatacgctgcgagcgacgcctgaaaagttacagccaaaaaactgcagattttcgtcgtcatttctctgctgttggtcccacgttatttttcaccttttttctgagttcctgggggtcgaattagtctagtgACGGTCATACGATttgattccaagccgagaaattttcagctcaaaaattcaccaaaaagtaaggctaacccctttggatttttggcggaaatttcgacgtcatcgaaaagtgctgcaatcaattctataaggcactattctgacgtatttttgcgagagaaatcgattaagcgcagtcccaatacgctgcgagcaacgcctgaaaagttacagccaaaaaactgcagattttcgtcgtcatttctctgctgttggtcccacgttatttttcacctcttttctgagttcctgggggtcgaattagtctagaaagggtcatacgattcgatttcaagccgagaaattttcagctcaaaaattcaccaaaaagtaaggctaacccctttggatttttggcggaaatttcgacgtcatcgaaaaatgctgcaattgattctataaggcactattccgacgtatttttgcgagagaaatcgattgagcgcagtcccaatacgctgcgagcaacgcctgaaaagttacagccaaaaaactgcagattttcgtcgtcatttctctgctgttggtcccacgttattttctacctcttttctgagttcctgggggtcgaattagtctagaaagggtcatacgattcgattccaagccgagaaattttcagctcaaaaattcaccaaaaagtaaggctaacccctttggatttttggcggaaatttcgacgtcatcgaaaagtgctgcaattaattctgtaaggcactattccgacgtatttttgcgagagaaatcgattaagcgcagtcccaatacgctgcgagcaacgcctgaaaagttacagccaaaaaactgcagattttcgtcgtcatttctctgctgttggtcccacgttatttttcacctctgttctgagttcctgggggtcgaattagtctagaaagggtcatacgaatcgatttcaagtcgagaaattttcagctcaaaaattcaccaaaaagtaaggctaacccctttggatttttggcggaaatttcgacgtcatcgaaaagtgctgcaattaattctgtcaggcactattccgacgtatttttgcgagaaaaatcgattaagcgcagtcccaatacgctgcgagcaacgcctgaaaagttacagccaaaaaactgcagatttccgtcgtcatttttctgctgctcgttccacattatttttcatccagaAAGGGACATatgaatcgattcggagacaaaagATATGTAACCCAAAAAATAAGTAAGGCTAAGGCTGCCGTCCCATGGTCCGGAATTTGTTTCGTCTCCACGAATCCGGAATCCAGTGACTTTTCAAGCCTCAATCAGAGGCGTTCCGGCTCGACTGATTTACGGGATGCATTTTTTCGACTGTCCCATGATACGGAAATGACACGCACGGAACTATCGCTGGCGAATTGCGATCGTTCCTTTTAGCGCTGAAGTTGAAATGCGCTACTGTGATTGGATGTCAGCACTACCGGGCCTGTGCATTCCGTGTCATGGGACACTCGATGCTGACAGAGACGGAATCGTATTAACTCACACAAGCATATGTATTGTTTACATGCTTACGTTACGCGCTTAACTTCTTTTTGGTTAATGAATTGTAATATTGGTAAGAATAAATGGATGCCGAAACCGTTTTGTTGTCCATCGCGGCTGTGTGGATGAAATGGAAGGCAGCACCGCCGAGACAGAGAGAAGTGCTGCGCCGCAAGTTGTTACGATTTATGTGCATTTACGATGTTTTGGAGTCAGAAAACGATCGTGTGATAAAACGTAAATTTTCGGTTCGCCCGATATTTACTACAGAGCTGCGATTTCAACAGGGTGCAAGTAACAACTTGATAAACAAAATGGAGTTCGTTGACAACGACAAATACGTGAATTATTTTCGGATGACACCCAGACTTTTCAATCAATTACTCGCTTCGATGGAACCTGGCCTGACGAATTCATTTTTGTCTTcgcacccacacacacacagatacAGAGATTTGTTTGACAGTTCGCAAATACTGGTAGTGCACACGGAACGGAATGTCCGGAACGCCTCTGATTGGGGTTTGAAAAGTCACTGGATTCCGGGTTCGTGGAGACGGAACAAATTCCGGACCATGGGACGGCAGCCTAACTGCATCCGATCCTTGACGAAAATTCCAACGATTTGGAATATACTGAActaatatatacaaaataattttttgtcgcacgatatcgacgtaattttttgagaggAATTGGTTGCGGGCATTCCGTATACGCTATCATTTTCTCCATTTCGCTCCCTTAATATTTCCGTTTTCTACTTTTCTCGCCGTTTTTCTTAGTGCTCGTATTTGTTGCGTCAAGTCATTTTGACGCCCGTAACAATTCAGCCCCACAGATATACCGCGTGAAAACAAACCTGAAACCTCTCATTGCTTCTGTGCCGATTATTTGACAGCCACTATTTTTTTATAGAGTGGggtattctcaaaaaaaaaaaaaaaaattatgcgcaCTTTCGTGCAAATTCGAGACGCGTGACGCGATTTTAGCACGTTCGAACTCGTCAACGTCCGAGAATTCTGTTAGTTCTTAGAAGTTAGTCAAGCAGCAGCAACGACTATGTATGTAAGACTTAGGACTACGTATGCGTGCGCTTACGTAGATTTGCCGCATGATGACGCCTGGTTAGCCAGACTTCACCCAGAGGGCCGAAGGTGGCTAGAGCGACAGCCTACTCGTAGTTCGTGTTCTTCCCAGCTTAAACATCCGTATCCAAGGTCTGTAATCGTGTGTCGTGCCGGCTGCTGGTGCCACGCGTCAGAATATCAATtgcgaacgaaaaaaatatcgtaaaacaCTCCAAAATGTCGGTGGTTGCAGTACTGGGAAAATTCTGGCAAGAGTACACGAAGAATACTccgaaaaagttgaagatcATCGACGCGTATCTGTTCTACATATTTCTGACAGGAGTCACACAATTCGTCTACTGCTGTTTGGTCGGTACATTCCCGTTCAATAGTTTCCTCAGCGGTTTTATCTCCTGCGTTTCGTGCTTCGTTCTTGGCGGTAAGTGGTTCTCTTCGATATTGAATAGTAACGCGATATTCATCAAcgttgtacgtacatacatgaaaGTTTTTAGGTTAATCAATGCGCTGCCCTGTCCATCAATCTGAACTTGAGTCGGCATGCACCCTGtctcaatatattttcatttttctattacaGTTTGCCTGCGGCTACAGGTCAATCCACAGAACAAAAGCCAATTTCACGGCATTAGTCCAGAGAGAGGATTCGCAGACTTCATATTCGCCCACATTATACTTCACATTGTAGTCATGAACTTCATCGGTTGAATGATATACCGTGTTTGTCTTAACGTAAAATAAatcttcaataatttttctgtgCATAAATTTGAACCAATTACCTATTGCAATGATAAgttctcaaaaaaaataaatctttttcCATATTTCCTTGCATTTTTTACTTATACTACACCGGCTCAGGTTTTTCACAATTGCAATTGTTGCTCTACAATACATGAATTCTGCACTCTGAACATATTTTGTAATAGACGAGTTCACCCTTCTGTTCTGTATTCCTGTTGTTTGTCTGCTTCACATAATTTCTGGGTAAATGTTAAAGAAAACACCTCGATCATtctaaattaatttatatttacatcACATCATGGAGGAACTGATGTACAATATGTCTTATTAGTGATATTGTgacagtttttcaaaatttacactaATACAATATGCTGTTGTCGTTTTTGATACAAGTTTTAAATTATGTATAGGATAATTCACTTACAATcttgaaataaagtttttttttttaaccaacttTCTACCGCAGATTCGGAAATAATGGACGCAATAAGAAAATCGTAAAGAAAAACATTATTGTCTATGGAgtgttatcttttttttctgtttcctcCTATACTGgttcatatttaatttttattcaaatgaaaatgcagGAGTCAACTGCATCTTGTAAAATTGTGAATTAAAATGTGTTGACTGattatgtatttaaaaaactgGTACAGAAAgcccaattttattttctaactgGCTCATCGCCATACACAAGGAGTTGTATTTCCACAACAATATTTAGTTTATTTCTTTATACtcatctatttttctttcttattatctgttatttattatcaacTAATCACTTATCACgtctagaaaataaatattcgaataattgtttacaataacgtactattggaaaaaaatatagtgtaaaacgaaaatgagtgaaaaatCGATGTAACACATTTGTCTATccaaaatttctattcaaaattttttatttcatgcatTAAATATGCAAGCTCAAGATcaaaatgataagaaaaattatgcttAATAATTATGTCGTATTAGtagtaataatgaaaaaaataacattaataattGTAAGAAACGGGTTCATTACATGTATACTTTAATTATATCACAAAAACAAACTAGGATTGTTTTCAAAACTTCAAATCTAGCATTGAAAcacaatgaaagaaaaaaaattatgcacaaCTTGCACACttgtttcaacttttattcccatatatatatatatatcttttttttcctttcaattatttattatattccttaatcaaaaataaatagcgTACTACAAAGCTAAGGAATCAGCATTTGCTTCAGGACTATATCAAGTGATcttatagatacatatattatattatgttatGTCGTGATATATCACGTCACCGCAGGTCTCAATTGCCGTATAATTATACTGCTGCCATGCTTTCAACTAAATTTGGTACGATACTTCATATAACTATACTTGCTGCGATAATATCTATATGAGGTTCAATCAAGCAACGCCTTACATTTCGCGTTTACACTCTCTTGGACGCAGATAAGCTGAGATACTCTGTACAGGAACGAATTTTTACTCTCGATTGATGTTCTTTTTCTCGAAAGTAGTAAGTCAATAATGCAACAGACACGTTGTAAGAGATCTCAATGGTAACTTCTATGGTTAAAAGCAACGATAAAACTACGGTACCAAAATatgcaaacttttttctaattttttctctctctctctatctctctgttCTTAAGATTAGTAGAAGATGATGATACGATAATTACAGATACACACAAGAATTTTAAGATCGAACAAACCTCGCGTTTCCACAGTCGTAACAATTTCATTCGgcaaattgtttcaatttatataggtatttatatttcgttttctaaataatttttggcAAGGTTGCGTGAAACAGATGGAAGATTGTAAGAATAAAAGTAATTATAACACGGAACTATATTAattcaaaagtaaaaatcgAATGATTTATAATCTCACTTCAGGTACTATTATACTTGCGCAAGAAAGTTAtccaatatatttttctctactGTCGGGCACCCAcgatttgttcattttcatttatttagcAATTTCACAAGTGGACTGGACACATGGAATCGTGATAATAAAGTACGAGACATAATTGTTGAGAACAATGAAGCAGTTTGATCGGCTTGCTACATAGTTAGTAACTAACAAAAAGTACAATGCACTCTGTGATGCGGAAGGCGAATTAAAACTACGATGCGATTAGTGGAACGCAgaactaattattattactattattatcacgAAATATATAGTGTACAGACGTACCAGAAtacgaggagaaaaaattgttcttttttgttttttaaataaattaaatcaattgTTAAAGATTATTTCGAAACACGCATTGTAACATTTATCAACTTATGAGTGAGCCATTGATTGTCAATTTTAATGTCGTGTTTACTGGTTGGTATAGCATACGTGTGTACGTAAAGCACTATAAGCACGTCTGCGATGCTAAACATGATCTATTTCGCAGTACGTAGGCAACCGCCAAAAATCTTCAACTGTGGGAACGTCTACCTATACTTGCTCAATTTCCATACCtttagaatgaaattttcagtttgatAAAATTCCGAATGAAGCAGCCATTCGTGTAACGAAATATCCGTAACCGTTTCTCAAATTTGTGTCAATAACCCTGCGATAGACGCATATCGACTAAGgacgaaatattgaataattgaagCCGTAGCAAATCATGGAGTGATCTCCTTTTCTCGGTATCATCGAGTAAATTGGAGAAAACATCTTGTGCCTTGAGATTGGGTAAAACTCGCATCGTCATAGGCAGAAAATCGCACACAGTTAAATCAGGTGGGTGTAACAGcgaaagtttttaaatatttttacatatattatcATTAAATGAAAAGCGGCGAGCCTCcaataataaatatcattCTTCGGCGCGAGTATTAAAATGATGATTTACTCTCCTCGTGAGCTTACCTcttatttttctctgttttttctctgctttttctccctctcacTCTTGCTTTCTACCTCCACCGAGTTTGTAAAACGGAGATCAATGAACGAGAGAGTTCGTCTAGACTAAATCATTCACAGCTCGATCGCATCGACAATCTGAACTGTGTTTTATAGTCGAAGATTAATAAGCTGCGATCCGGCAAGCATTGCGGTGGCTCCTTTTCAGTTATGAGAAAGGCTTATCCTCGGTGTAACGTTGTTCGGATGCACGGGGGACGAAACGTCCAACGATGTATCAGACTCATTATGATGGGGATGTCTCTCAAAGTATTTCCGACGAGCCGTAAGAAGCATGTGCTCTTTTCTACGCTGCAAGATCCTTTCCCTTTCCATTGACGATTTCGAGAATCGTCCACCGAGATTGGACGGCTCTTCTCCGCTGAAGTTGCCAAGTTTATTACACGTAAATACAAACTcagagagaaatagaaaaatcccAATAACGCTGAAAACTTTTTGGACAAGCTTACCTATCAGCTGCTGGTATATCGAGTCTCGGATCCAAGGTGTCTTGGACTAAAGGAATGGGCAAGATGTGAGCTGTTGTGGTTTGCGTCGTAGTCGCTGGCTCTACTTCCGGTTCTTCAATAACGTGGTGCGGAGGCAAAAGCCTGCTGTCCAGGATGTTCTCAATTGTGATTTCGATCGATCGAGTCCCTCTCAAGTCCTCGAGAATCACATTGCGAGGATAATAGGGAAACAACTGTTGgacctgaaattgaaaagcagccattgcaatttaaggagTGAACTTCAAATGTGACCAAAAGTTAGATAATATTATTGCGAAACGATGAACCGAACATATTTATTTAGTCTCAAATCTGTTGCAGTCAAACCCTGAAAATCAATTCAACTTTGATCTcttgaagaataagaagagaaaTTGCAAAGAAACGTCGAAAAAGAATCTGTCTCACCTGTCTAGCCATAGCATCAAGCTGCGAATTGGTGTGCGCCAATGCAGAAATATCGCCTCTGATCCTGTTATGGGTGACCTCGACGGAGAAGCTAGGCAGCCAAGAGACGTATCTGGATCCGTCGAAGTGGAAGAAGTGATTATCGTTACGACGCGCAGGTGTAGGGGATTCGGAGGGTATTTCGGGAGCGTTTTCCCTGTGATTGGCTTGCATACTCAGGGCCAATCTGCACGTTGGACAGGAAGTGTCCTGCTCTAGCCAAGACTGCAGACAAGAGTTGTGAAACAAATGTCCACAAGGTAGTTTCCGAGcagtttccattttttcccaGCAAATAGCGCAGTTGTCGGAATTCTCGGCTAGTTCCTCTTGCGACGCCATCGGGTAGCtgaggtgaaataattttgtcaGAATGATTCAAAGGTGACCTTGACGGTAAATTTCTAGCAAGTATCTCTCTCAGTTATTAATAATACAGACtcaaatttaaatgaaaatcttagcttctttaatttaattaacagCAACTTACTTTTGTTCCATGTGACTAAGCACAGCGAGATAATTTCTATGCTTTGTTATACGTCGTTGAATTTCATGGAATAGATATCTGAGCTGCATACAAATAACAAGGGAAGCCATGCTCAGGAATATATTACTCCAAAGCAGCATGTGAACGTGATGAAGGAAGTCTACGGCCAGGATTGTAAGTTCGGACGTTAATTCTGTGTAATAGGCTAGCGGACCTCGCTTATCCCAAGAACGTGGCGACGTGTTACCAGCTCCTCGGGTATCGTAGAGATGTATTGCGTATCGTAGCATAACGTGGACCGTTCTCACCCCCAATAAAATGCACTGAAACAAAGTGGAGTAACAAAGTGTCAATATGATGCTGAAGAAATTCGTTTTACATTTTGTTATTGAGAAGTCAAGGacattttctataattttaaatttccatATTCGAATATTTGTCCACATTTTATACTTTAAACAGGA from Diprion similis isolate iyDipSimi1 chromosome 2, iyDipSimi1.1, whole genome shotgun sequence includes the following:
- the LOC124412262 gene encoding dolichyl-diphosphooligosaccharide--protein glycosyltransferase subunit DAD1; this encodes MSVVAVLGKFWQEYTKNTPKKLKIIDAYLFYIFLTGVTQFVYCCLVGTFPFNSFLSGFISCVSCFVLGVCLRLQVNPQNKSQFHGISPERGFADFIFAHIILHIVVMNFIG
- the LOC124412248 gene encoding E3 ubiquitin-protein ligase AMFR-like isoform X1; protein product: MPMVFLDRLPVPSLRAYTSISIAILSCSVYYAAQIVKDPGWRNNHPNSLVVAGGNNTDNNASAIVDSRTLGVHMRELFACMVQEPGCIWTLINMAYCVLILVGKSIQKLVFGELRVSERQHLKDKFWNFVFYKFIFVFGVLNVQYMDEVVLWCAWFTALGFLSLLSQLCKDRFEYLSFSPTTPGWSHVRLLGLLTAILALSSFMLLMCIAAGFFFVSFNTFAFMAAECILLGVRTVHVMLRYAIHLYDTRGAGNTSPRSWDKRGPLAYYTELTSELTILAVDFLHHVHMLLWSNIFLSMASLVICMQLRYLFHEIQRRITKHRNYLAVLSHMEQNYPMASQEELAENSDNCAICWEKMETARKLPCGHLFHNSCLQSWLEQDTSCPTCRLALSMQANHRENAPEIPSESPTPARRNDNHFFHFDGSRYVSWLPSFSVEVTHNRIRGDISALAHTNSQLDAMARQVQQLFPYYPRNVILEDLRGTRSIEITIENILDSRLLPPHHVIEEPEVEPATTTQTTTAHILPIPLVQDTLDPRLDIPAADSGEEPSNLGGRFSKSSMERERILQRRKEHMLLTARRKYFERHPHHNESDTSLDVSSPVHPNNVTPRISLSHN
- the LOC124412248 gene encoding E3 ubiquitin-protein ligase AMFR-like isoform X2, with the translated sequence MPMVFLDRLPVPSLRAYTSISIAILSCSVYYAAQIVKDPGWRNNHPNSLVVAGGNNTDNNASAIVDSRTLGVHMRELFACMVQEPGCIWLSFSPTTPGWSHVRLLGLLTAILALSSFMLLMCIAAGFFFVSFNTFAFMAAECILLGVRTVHVMLRYAIHLYDTRGAGNTSPRSWDKRGPLAYYTELTSELTILAVDFLHHVHMLLWSNIFLSMASLVICMQLRYLFHEIQRRITKHRNYLAVLSHMEQNYPMASQEELAENSDNCAICWEKMETARKLPCGHLFHNSCLQSWLEQDTSCPTCRLALSMQANHRENAPEIPSESPTPARRNDNHFFHFDGSRYVSWLPSFSVEVTHNRIRGDISALAHTNSQLDAMARQVQQLFPYYPRNVILEDLRGTRSIEITIENILDSRLLPPHHVIEEPEVEPATTTQTTTAHILPIPLVQDTLDPRLDIPAADSGEEPSNLGGRFSKSSMERERILQRRKEHMLLTARRKYFERHPHHNESDTSLDVSSPVHPNNVTPRISLSHN